A region from the Euleptes europaea isolate rEulEur1 chromosome 13, rEulEur1.hap1, whole genome shotgun sequence genome encodes:
- the RPL36A gene encoding 60S ribosomal protein L36a isoform X2 — protein sequence MVNVPKTRRTYCKKCGKHQPHKVTQYKKGKESLYAQGKRRYDRKQSGYGGQTKPIFRKKAKTTKKIVLRLECVEPNCRSKRMLAIKRCKHFELGGDKKRKGQVIQF from the exons GTGAACGTCCCGAAAACCCGTAGGACTTACTGCAAGAAGTGCGGCAAGCACCAGCCCCACAAAGTGACTCAGTACAAGAAAGGCAAAGAATCTCTGTATGCTCAGG GAAAGAGGCGATATGATCGCAAACAGAGTGGCTATGGTGGTCAGACGAAGCCTATCTTCCGCAAGAAG GCCAAGACCACAAAGAAGATTGTGCTGAGGCTGGAGTGCGTCGAGCCCAACTGCAGGTCAAAGAGGATGCTGGCCATTAAGAGGTGCAAGCACTTTGAACTGGGAGGAGACAAGAAGAGAAAG GGCCAAGTCATCCAGTTCTAG
- the GLA gene encoding alpha-galactosidase A: protein MAVGDSRRGALGRGGLLALVAAVLAWACPAGALENGLARTPPMGWLHWERFLCQTDCSQDPRRCISEKLFMQMADLMVSEGWRDVGYQYLCIDDCWMAPSRDEKGRLQPDPKRFPSGIAKLADYIHSKGLKLGIYADVGNKTCAGFPGSYGYYELDAQTFASWGVDLLKFDGCYCDTVDLLAEGYKTMSRALNKTGRSIVYSCEWPLYQKLMQKPNYTEIKQFCNYWRNFADIYDAWNSIRNVLDWTTLHQDNLTDVAGPGGWNDPDMLVIGNFGLSWDQQVTQMALWAMMAAPLLMSNDLRHISSASKALLQNKEVIAINQDPLGKQGYQITKDNNFELWERPLSGGAYAIAIVNRQEIGGPQTYKFSLTFLGNGLACNPACSIQQILPTSRNLGLHNWVSFLKVLVNPTGTVLLKSVVIEEKRVVGGTHALGIS, encoded by the exons ATGGCTGTCGGGGACAGCCGGCGAGGGGCCCTGGGCCGAGGGGGGCTTCTGGCGCTGGTGGCGGCGGTGCTGGCGTGGGCGTGCCCGGCTGGCGCGCTGGAGAACGGGCTGGCGCGGACGCCGCCCATGGGGTGGCTGCATTGGGAGCGCTTCCTCTGCCAGACGGACTGCTCCCAAGACCCCCGCCGGTGCATCAG TGAAAAGTTGTTCATGCAGATGGCTGACCTGATGGTGTCTGAAGGCTGGAGAGATGTGGGGTACCAGTACCTGTGCATCGATGATTGCTGGATGGCTCCGAGCCGTGACGAGAAGGGCCGGCTGCAGCCAGACCCAAAACGTTTCCCCAGCGGGATCGCCAAATTAGCAGACTAT ATCCACTCCAAAGGGCTGAAGCTGGGCATTTACGCAGATGTCGGGAACAAAACCTGTGCTGGCTTTCCTGGCAGTTATGGTTACTATGAGCTGGACGCACAAACCTTTGCCAGCTGGGGGGTGGACCTTCTCAAGTTCGACGGCTGCTATTGTGACACGGTAGACCTGCTGGCAGAAG GTTATAAGACGATGTCCCGGGCGTTGAATAAAACCGGCAGAAGCATTGTGTACTCCTGCGAGTGGCCGCTCTACCAGAAGCTCATGCAGAAG CCCAACTACACCGAGATAAAACAGTTCTGTAATTACTGGAGGAACTTTGCTGACATCTACGATGCCTGGAATAGCATCAGGAATGTTCTGGACTGGACCACTCTACATCAGGACAACCTCACCGACGTTGCTGGGCCCGGGGGCTGGAACGACCCAGACATG CTGGTGATTGGAAACTTTGGACTGAGTTGGGATCAGCAGGTAACACAGATGGCACTCTGGGCCATGATGGCAGCTCCACTCCTCATGTCCAACGACTTGCGCCACATTAGTTCAGCATCCAAGGCCCTGCTCCAAAACAAGGAAGTGATCGCCATCAACCAGGATCCACTGGGCAAGCAGGGATACCAAATCACCAAG GACAACAACTTTGAATTGTGGGAGCGGCCTCTTTCAGGTGGGGCCTACGCCATAGCCATAGTGAACCGTCAGGAGATTGGTGGGCCTCAAACTTACAAGTTCTCTCTCACCTTTCTTGGGAACGGTTTGGCTTGCAACCCCGCTTGTTCTATTCAGCAGATCCTTCCCACCAGCAGAAATCTGGGGCTACACAACTGGGTATCATTCTTGAAAGTACTGGTGAACCCAACAGGGACTGTCTTGCTGAAGAGTGTGGTGATTGAGGAAAAACGGGTTGTCGGTGGCACCCACGCTCTGGGTATCTCATAA
- the RPL36A gene encoding 60S ribosomal protein L36a isoform X1 — MVNVPKTRRTYCKKCGKHQPHKVTQYKKGKESLYAQGKRRYDRKQSGYGGQTKPIFRKKAKTTKKIVLRLECVEPNCRSKRMLAIKRCKHFELGGDKKRKGQVIQF; from the exons ATG GTGAACGTCCCGAAAACCCGTAGGACTTACTGCAAGAAGTGCGGCAAGCACCAGCCCCACAAAGTGACTCAGTACAAGAAAGGCAAAGAATCTCTGTATGCTCAGG GAAAGAGGCGATATGATCGCAAACAGAGTGGCTATGGTGGTCAGACGAAGCCTATCTTCCGCAAGAAG GCCAAGACCACAAAGAAGATTGTGCTGAGGCTGGAGTGCGTCGAGCCCAACTGCAGGTCAAAGAGGATGCTGGCCATTAAGAGGTGCAAGCACTTTGAACTGGGAGGAGACAAGAAGAGAAAG GGCCAAGTCATCCAGTTCTAG